Within the Bacteroidota bacterium genome, the region CCGCCGACTACGAAACCTGGGGGGCGTTTCCGCAGTGGTGGATGCTGTTGCTTATGCTCATGGGCGGCTGCGCGGGCTCCACAGCCGGCGCGATCAAAAACATCCGCATCCTGGTGCTCGTGAAATACGTCGTACGGGAGGTCCGCCAGTTCCTTTTTCCACGGGCCGTGCTTCCGATCCGCATCGGTGCGGAGGTCATCCCGGAGCCCGTCGTGCAGCGCATGGTGGCCTACGTGGGCGTCTACATGGGCTTTGTCCTGCTGGGATCGGCCCTGGTGACGGCGACCGGGGTGGACATCATGAGCGCACTCTCGGGGGCCATCGCCACGATGGGCGGCGTGGGGCCGGGTATTGGGCTGCTGGGCCCGATGGACAACTACGGCAGTCTGCCCGAGGCGGCCAAGTGGGTCTACATCGTCCTCATGTACCTGGGTCGTCTGGAGATCTTCACCCTGCTTGCCCTCTTCAGCCCCGAGATTTGGCGCGGGCACCCTTAGGGGCCCATCTTCGCATCAACGGAGGTCCATAGAAGAATGCGCGCGCACATCCGCTCTCGCGGCGCCCGTTCGATTGAAAACGCCCTAGCGCACTATCCGGCATGGGCCCAGGAGATGGCCCAGCGGTACCTCAGCAAAACGATCGGCCACTTTATCCTGCACGGCAATGTGCGCGATCTGGTGCCGATGCGCACCGGGCGCTCATGGACATACGTACCGCTTGCGGAGTTTCTGGCGCAAGACGTTTTCGCAGGCCGCGATCTGGTCCTGTTCTACGACCGGGGTTCCGGGGTGCGCTTTCGCACAAGCCAAGAGCAACTGGACTTTCGCCGGGCCCTGGCCGGATTCGACGCTCGCTACGGCACCTCTTACAGCCAACGGCCGCCTCGTGAGCCCGGCCTCCTACTGCCCCTGTTGGAGCACTACTTTCGGCTGCGACTTGGGGAGGGCAAACGGATCGCTTGCATCCTGGATTTTGCGGAAACGCTCGTGCCCAACACCGAGCTCTCCGGGCATTCCCCCGAGGAGCGGGCCACGCTGGTCTTGCTGCAGCGTTGGGCAAGCGATCCGCTTTTCCTGGAGGCCGATTTTACGCTCGTCCTGCTTACGGAGAACCTAGCGGACCTGGCGCGCCCCCTTGTGCGAAGCCCGCACCATGCGACAATCCCCATACCCTTTCCCGACGAGGCCGAAAGGCTGCGCTTTATCCGCCGTTTTCCGCGCGCTCGGTCGCTAAGACGCTATGCCCGGCTGTCGATAGAAGCGCTGGCTGAGCTTACGGCCGGATTGCGCCTGGAGCACATCCGCCAACTATTGGCCGACGCGATCGAAAACAGACGCCCGATCACCCCGGAGACCCTGCGCGAGCGCAAAAAAGCGATCATCGAGGCCGAGGCTTACGGGCTGCTCGAGTTCGTCGAGACGCCCTACACCCTCGACATGGTAGCCGGCCATAGAGCCGTCAAGGAGCTCCTGCGCCAGGCCGCTCAGGCCCTGCGCGCCGGCAGGCGCGATGTGCTGCCCATGGGATATCTCATTACCGGTCCTGTGGGCACAGGCAAGAGCTTTCTTATCAGCTGCTTTGCCGGGGAAATCGGCATACCCATGGTCAAGCTGCGCAACTTCCGCTCCCAATGGCAGGGGGTCACCGAGGGGAACCTGGAGAAGATTCTGCGCCTGCTGGAGGCCATGAGCCCGGTGGCCGTGCTCATCGACGAAGCAGACGCCTTCCTGGGAGATCGACGCGAAGAGGGCGATAGCGGCGTCTCCCGGCGCGTGTTTGCGATGATCGCCTCCTTTATGAGCGACACGACGCATCGAGGCCGAATCCTGTGGTTCTTGCTGACGGCCCGCCCAGATCTTATGCCCGTAGATCTAAAACGGCAAGGGCGCGCCGAAGAGCACCTAGCCCTTTTTTATCCCCAAAACGCCGAAGAACGCGAGGAGCTCTTCTGGGGGCTGGTGCGCAAAACGGGAGCTACCTTCGTAGGCCGCATCCCCGGGCGGCTGCTCGACGGCTCCATAGCCTTGTCGGGGGCCGATATGGAGGCGCTTCTGGTGCGGGCGAAGTTTCTGGCGGCCAGCCGGGGGCAGGAGGCGATCGATGAAACGCTGCTAGAGGAGGTAATGGCCGATTTCCTGTCGCCCGCCTATCCGTTGGAAATCGAACTACAGACGCTCGTGGCCGTACTGGAGTGCACCCGACGCTCCCTGCTGCCCGAGGCATATCGAGAGGCAGACCGCGAGGCGCTTCTACGCCGCGTGCGGAAGCTAAAACAGCTGCTCGGCGAATAGGCTACCAAAAAAGGCCCTCAGGCAGCTCTAGGTTTAGCTCCGTCAGCAACACTCGCAGCCGGTCCCGACCTTCCTGCGTATAGACGTCAACCTGATGCGGGATGCGCAGAGGTCCCACGGGACGATAATCCGCATATCGATAGCGGACGCTATAGCCAGAGGCGCGCCAAGATTCCTCCTCTAGCAAGAGGGTGGCTGCACTGTAGAGGAGCTCCAACTCCACCCCATCCGGAGCCTGAGCTTGCAGGCGATAGACCAACCCTCCATCGCGCTGAATCAGCTCAGCTGCGAGCAGACGCCAGCCGCCTTGGGGCTCCAACAAGAGCAGCTCGGGGCGAGGTCGGGCTAGTTGCCAACGCACGACGCGCTCCATGGGGCCATCCAGCCGCTGCCTACCTTGCGGGCCGTGCAGAAAAAGCCCCTCGGCGTTAAACAGGAGGCCGCCTTGAGCGCCGTCGCCGCTAACGGCCACTTCTAGTCGCATACGGCCTGGATAGCGCACCCACAGCAACACGAGATCGTGGTTCTGAGGCTGGGCTGAGCGCTCTAGCTCCAATTCCTGCCGATAACTTCGCACCGAGGCCCAAGCCTGCACGCCTCCTGTCGTGTTCAGTGCCCTTCGTAGCCATGCGATCGGCTCCTGCAGACTATCCCCCGATGGGCTAGCCGAGATAGGGGAGGGCTCGGAGGGGGGATATGGCGGATCGGGGCGCGGCCCAGCACATCCAAGCAAGCAAGCGCCGCTCCACACGAGTATTGCATACCATAACGCGCTCATGAGCGGCATATTGGCACCTCCTCTATTCGAGATCTGGGCGCCCTGCCGAGGTGGTCCACATCCACAGGGCCTTGGCGACCACTCGCCAGGCCGTGCCCAGGGCTTCAGAGCGCAGATGCGCGCTGCGATCCGAGGCCCTGTGCAGGCGCCTGAGCACGCGCGGGCTTGCGCCCGAACGCCGCCCCTGGGCCCAGGCCGCCAGCCGATCGGCATCCCCCCGAGGCACGATAGAGAGCGAAAGGTTCTCCAAGCCGGCCCGAGCAAAGGAGGCGTGGTCCGAGTGAGGATAAAAGGCGCGCTCCCGAAGCGGAAAAAGCTCACCCTGCACCGCACGGCGCAGGCGGGGCAGAATCCAATCGTCGTCCCCGCCTCCTACAGGTCCCACGTAGATCTCCTCCCCCTCTCCCACTACGTCGAGGTTGAGCATGGCCCGGATCTCACCGCGTTCAGCCGAGCGCACGTAGTGGGCCGAACCCAGCAGGCCTTGCTCCTCGAGGTCGTAAAAGTGAAACGCTATGGGCTCCTGAAGCGGACGTCCATGGAAAAACCGGATAAGCCCCAGCAGCACGGCCACCCCCGTGGCGTTGTCATTGGCCCCTGGAGATCCAGCCGCGGCGTCGTAGTGGGCACCCACGATCCACGCAGGCCGCTTGGCCGGACCCATGGACACGATCACGTTTACGCCCCGCAGCGTATCGGAGGTGCGGGCCAGCACGGTATCGAAAGGCTGCAGCCGATAGGGCACAGCCCAGGACTTCAGATACGAAAGGATCACCTGCCGGCGCTCGGCACCGCTTTTGCCCTCTAAGGCCCGCACGTAGCGCAGCAGCTCATGACCGACCTCCGAGGCCGACGGAAGCCCCTGCGCCCCCGCCGATCCGACCAGCGCGCCCAGCAGCACCAGGGCCAACCGAGTCCGCATCCCTCATCGTCTAGATCCGCAGCGCTCCCACCAGTTCGCCGATATCGCGCAGGCCTTCGCTGCGAGCGTACGCCTCCATGCCCTCGACGATGCGCACGGCCAGATCCGGAATCACAAAGGTGCCCGTGCCGACTTGCACGGCCTGAGCGCCTACAAGTAAAAACTCAAGCGCGTCCTCTGCGCTCATAATGCCCCCGATTCCGATAATCGGGATGCGCACAGCCCTGTAGGCCTCCCACACCTTGGCCAGGGCGACGGGCTTGATGGCGGGTCCCGAGTAGCCGCCCGTTACGTTGGCCAGCTTAGGCCTGCGGGTGCGCACGTCGACGGCCATACCGACCAGCGTGTTGATAAGCGAAACCGAATCGGCCCCCTCCTCTTCGCAGATGCGCGCTATCTGCCCGATGCGGGCCACATTGGGGCTGAGCTTGATCATGAGATGCCGGTCTGTGACGGGCCGCAGCGCGCGCACAACCTGGCGCGTCATCATGGGATCGTCGGCGAAGCAAGCCCCCCCTTCCTTAACATTCGGGCAAGAAAGGTTGACCTCATAGGCGTCGATGCCCTCATGTTCATCCAAAAAGCGCACAAGCCGTACGTAGTCCTCCACACAAAAGCCCACCACGTTGACCACAATGGCCGTATCAAGCTGGCGCAGACGCGGCAGCTTGTCCCGCACAAAAGCCCGCGCGCCGACGTTCGCCAGCCCAATTGCGTTCAGCAAGCCGCCTGGAACCTCGACGATCCGAGGAGGCGGATTGCCCTCTCGGGGCTCTAGGCTGATGGCCTTCGTGACGACCCCGCCCAGCCGAGACACGTCCACGAGCTCTCCCACCGTATCGGCGTAGGCGAAGGTGCCGCTTGCGACCAGGACGCGGTTTTTGAGCCGCAGCCCGCGGCCCAGGTCCACCTCCGTGCGCACAGCGGGGGCGGCTTCAGAGGCCAAGGGCATCCCAGTTCACCTCCTGGGCCTTGAAAACGGGCCCCTCCATGCAGGCAAGCCCGTAGCGGGGCCTAGGCCCCCGAAGGGGCACCACACAGCCCTGACAGACGCCAAAGCCGCAGCCCATGGGCGTCTCCAAGGCCACTTCGTGTTCCCAGCCCCCGGCTTGGCTTTCCCAAGCTAGGGCGCGTAGCATGGCCAAGGGTCCGCAGGAGAACCACTTCATCCGGCCTCGGATATGACCTTGCAGCCGGATCCGCCACAAATCGAGCACCGTGCCCCGAAGGCCCGCAGAGCCGTCCTCGGTGGCCACGAAGGGATCCTCAAGATGGCGAAGCACCAGCTCCGAGGCCGTGCGCGCCCCCAGGAGCGTGCACACCCGACGACCTCGGCGTCGCAGCTCCCGCTCGAGGAACACCAACGGGGCCACGCCAACACCCCCGCCGAAAAGCACCGCCACCTCGAAGTCCCCCTCTACCTCAAAGGGTCGCCCCAGGGGGCCCAATAGGTGCAGGTGCGCTCCGGGCTCGGCCTCGTAAAGCAGGCGGGTTCCGACCCCCACGACCTTGACCAAGAGCAGCAGGGATGAGTCCTCCACGGCGCATATGCTCATGGGCCGTCTGAGAAGCGGAAAGAAACCCTCGGCTGCGCGCACGGCCACAAACTGACCGGGAAGGGCCCGGGCGGCAATTTCAGGGGCTTCAAGGCGCAGCAGACAAAGCCGGGGGCCTATGCGCTCGTTTTCCAAAAGCCGAGCCGATACGTCCCGCATAAACGCTCCGCCAGAAGGCCTTAACGCGCAAGATAGGCCGCTTTAGCCCAACAGACCAAGACCGGCTACGCATCACGGCGCCGAAAACGAGATGTATCTCGCCTGGCGCGCGCCGTGTCGGGCTCCAGGCGCGGGGTGGGGGATCGAAGACGACGAGGCGCATCGTCTAAAAGCAGACTATCCGGAACGGTTGGACGGCCGCTAGGAGCCGGCAAGGAGGCTCGATCGGCCGGTTGTGTCCGCATGACCGACCGCGCAGGACGGACTCCGGCCTCAGGGGACGAGGCTTCCACAGCCAGCGCCTCCAGCGCCCTGCGGGCCCGCTCGGCCAGGGGCGCGTTCGGATACCGCTCCAGGATCAGGCCAAGAAGCGCGCTCATGGTGAGCGTATCGGGCCCCTCTGGACGGGCCGAATCGAGCGCCGATTTGCGCAGCAGAGCCTCCAGGCTCGCCGCTTGGCTCTTCATCTGCTCTCGGGCCCGGCGCAGGGAGTCCGTCCACTCCGAGTCCGGGGCAGCCTCCCAGAGGCTCAACATGGCGCGCAGGGAATCGAGCTTCTGCCTCCACAGAAGGGAGTCGGCCTGAAAGGCCCTGCGCACTCGGCGCAGCCGTTCGCGCTCTAGCATGGGATGGCGCATGACGAGCGCAAAGGCCTCTACACGCTTTTCGCCCCTGGCGAGGGCGGAGTCGCGCAGGGCATGGGCGGCGGCCCAAAGCGCGCGCGGCGCGTATTCGGAGTCCGGATACCGATCTACTACTTCCAAAAACGCCTCTATGCTGCGCCCAAACCTGCCTGCGCTCCACAGCGAAAGGGCTTGCTCGTAGAAGGCGCGCGCCCTTTCCGGATCGGGCTCTTGAAGGGGCTCCCGCATGCCCAGCCGCAGCCGGGCTCGCACGGCCAGAGGCCCGCTTCCTGAGGCCAGCTGCGCGTAGTGTGGGCGCGCGCTCAAGCTGTCCCCTCTGGCCAGATGCAGCTCGGCGAGCGCGAAGCGGGCCTGATCTGCCAGCCTCTTTTCGGGGTTCTCCTGTAGAACGCGCTCGTAGTAAAGACGGGCCGAATCCGCAAGCCCGAAGGCGAACCAAAACAGGTTGCCGAGTTCGTAGATGCTCTGCGCGCGACGCAGGCGAAGCCGAGCCCACGAGGCCGAGTCCCGGGGCACCTCTGTGGTGTCGATGCGCACTAGGCTTTCTAGATCATCGTCCTGGAGGCCACGGGAGCCGATCTCGTCGGCTAGATTGGGCGAAGCCGAGGCCAAGAGTACGGCTCGTCTTCGCCAGTTCGGCGCATACGGCCGATCGCCCCAACGCGCCCGAAACGCCTCGCGGCCTGCGCGCACCAGCGCCGGATCTTTGTGAAACAGAAAACCGGCCGCCAGAGCGCTTTCCTGTCCGGCCCCCGTAACCGCCCCTGAGCGCCTCCAAGCCGGGGGATCTGGGCTTGCCATCGAGAAGGCCTCGCGACGCCTTTCGGCCTGCGCGCGAAGGCGCTCCGCTCTGAGATCGGCCAGTTTGCGCGCTCGCAGGACCTCAAGCAGGGAATCGAAGGCCCTGCGAGGCAGGGCCGCCACCTTGAGCAGGCTATCGGAGCGCTCCAGATCCCGGCGCAGCTGCACGTAGGCGGAAAGCCGGGCCTGCTCCCGTTCCAGCCCCACCTGTTCGGCCCAGCGTGGGTCCGCCCCCAGGCGGGCGCTGTCGGCGTAGGCCTTAGCCAGGGCCCATTGACGGTAAACGTCCCGGTATAAGATCGCGAGCCGCCAGTAGACCTTGGGACGAACCCGCATCCAGCTAGCCTGCCCGCGGCTATAGCGCGCCGCTCCGCGCAGCATATCTCGATAGATACTCAAGGCCTCTTGCGGCCGACCCATCTGTTCCAGGGTGTAGGCGCGCTCGAAGTCGAGCTCAGCCAGGGTTTCTAGGTACTTGGCGTCGGCCCGCATTCGGTCTAACAGCCGAAGCGCCTCGACGGGAGCGCCGGAGCGCCGAAGCGCCTCAACCCGGCCGAGGGCGGCTGTGCGTATCAAGATGAAATCCACTCCGGAACGGACAACCGCCTCAAAAGCCCGATCGGCCTCCCGGTTGCGGCCCAGTCTAAGGCCCACTTGCCCGCATAGCAGCCTAGCACGAGCTCGCTCCCGAGCCGATTTTAGGGCACCTGCGGCTTCCTCGAGGTGCTGGAAGGCTTCCTCAAGACGATCTTCTCGCAAGTAGATCTCGCCCAGCAACACCCGAAGCCGGGGCTGCGCTGAGGAGGCGCGGCTGTCCAGGCGCCTAAGCTCTTCCTCCAAGGAGACGCGCGCCTCCTGTAAGCGTCCCATGGCCACCAGAGTCCGGGCC harbors:
- a CDS encoding AAA family ATPase encodes the protein MRAHIRSRGARSIENALAHYPAWAQEMAQRYLSKTIGHFILHGNVRDLVPMRTGRSWTYVPLAEFLAQDVFAGRDLVLFYDRGSGVRFRTSQEQLDFRRALAGFDARYGTSYSQRPPREPGLLLPLLEHYFRLRLGEGKRIACILDFAETLVPNTELSGHSPEERATLVLLQRWASDPLFLEADFTLVLLTENLADLARPLVRSPHHATIPIPFPDEAERLRFIRRFPRARSLRRYARLSIEALAELTAGLRLEHIRQLLADAIENRRPITPETLRERKKAIIEAEAYGLLEFVETPYTLDMVAGHRAVKELLRQAAQALRAGRRDVLPMGYLITGPVGTGKSFLISCFAGEIGIPMVKLRNFRSQWQGVTEGNLEKILRLLEAMSPVAVLIDEADAFLGDRREEGDSGVSRRVFAMIASFMSDTTHRGRILWFLLTARPDLMPVDLKRQGRAEEHLALFYPQNAEEREELFWGLVRKTGATFVGRIPGRLLDGSIALSGADMEALLVRAKFLAASRGQEAIDETLLEEVMADFLSPAYPLEIELQTLVAVLECTRRSLLPEAYREADREALLRRVRKLKQLLGE
- a CDS encoding M28 family metallopeptidase — encoded protein: MRTRLALVLLGALVGSAGAQGLPSASEVGHELLRYVRALEGKSGAERRQVILSYLKSWAVPYRLQPFDTVLARTSDTLRGVNVIVSMGPAKRPAWIVGAHYDAAAGSPGANDNATGVAVLLGLIRFFHGRPLQEPIAFHFYDLEEQGLLGSAHYVRSAERGEIRAMLNLDVVGEGEEIYVGPVGGGDDDWILPRLRRAVQGELFPLRERAFYPHSDHASFARAGLENLSLSIVPRGDADRLAAWAQGRRSGASPRVLRRLHRASDRSAHLRSEALGTAWRVVAKALWMWTTSAGRPDLE
- a CDS encoding dihydroorotate dehydrogenase, with amino-acid sequence MPLASEAAPAVRTEVDLGRGLRLKNRVLVASGTFAYADTVGELVDVSRLGGVVTKAISLEPREGNPPPRIVEVPGGLLNAIGLANVGARAFVRDKLPRLRQLDTAIVVNVVGFCVEDYVRLVRFLDEHEGIDAYEVNLSCPNVKEGGACFADDPMMTRQVVRALRPVTDRHLMIKLSPNVARIGQIARICEEEGADSVSLINTLVGMAVDVRTRRPKLANVTGGYSGPAIKPVALAKVWEAYRAVRIPIIGIGGIMSAEDALEFLLVGAQAVQVGTGTFVIPDLAVRIVEGMEAYARSEGLRDIGELVGALRI
- a CDS encoding dihydroorotate dehydrogenase electron transfer subunit: MRDVSARLLENERIGPRLCLLRLEAPEIAARALPGQFVAVRAAEGFFPLLRRPMSICAVEDSSLLLLVKVVGVGTRLLYEAEPGAHLHLLGPLGRPFEVEGDFEVAVLFGGGVGVAPLVFLERELRRRGRRVCTLLGARTASELVLRHLEDPFVATEDGSAGLRGTVLDLWRIRLQGHIRGRMKWFSCGPLAMLRALAWESQAGGWEHEVALETPMGCGFGVCQGCVVPLRGPRPRYGLACMEGPVFKAQEVNWDALGL
- a CDS encoding tetratricopeptide repeat protein → MRTIATIALGAVLLAGCSALRPRAAQTWVDFTAYFNTFYNARAAFSKAERQQRTEHGQPTLHEWLWVYTLTPEAPEVPAAGPSRGASPSDPWSTAIEKAAAVIRDRPRSRFVDDALLLIGRAHFYQAQYGLAEQRFRELLEHFPESPFRQEAFFWRARTLVAMGRLQEARVSLEEELRRLDSRASSAQPRLRVLLGEIYLREDRLEEAFQHLEEAAGALKSARERARARLLCGQVGLRLGRNREADRAFEAVVRSGVDFILIRTAALGRVEALRRSGAPVEALRLLDRMRADAKYLETLAELDFERAYTLEQMGRPQEALSIYRDMLRGAARYSRGQASWMRVRPKVYWRLAILYRDVYRQWALAKAYADSARLGADPRWAEQVGLEREQARLSAYVQLRRDLERSDSLLKVAALPRRAFDSLLEVLRARKLADLRAERLRAQAERRREAFSMASPDPPAWRRSGAVTGAGQESALAAGFLFHKDPALVRAGREAFRARWGDRPYAPNWRRRAVLLASASPNLADEIGSRGLQDDDLESLVRIDTTEVPRDSASWARLRLRRAQSIYELGNLFWFAFGLADSARLYYERVLQENPEKRLADQARFALAELHLARGDSLSARPHYAQLASGSGPLAVRARLRLGMREPLQEPDPERARAFYEQALSLWSAGRFGRSIEAFLEVVDRYPDSEYAPRALWAAAHALRDSALARGEKRVEAFALVMRHPMLERERLRRVRRAFQADSLLWRQKLDSLRAMLSLWEAAPDSEWTDSLRRAREQMKSQAASLEALLRKSALDSARPEGPDTLTMSALLGLILERYPNAPLAERARRALEALAVEASSPEAGVRPARSVMRTQPADRASLPAPSGRPTVPDSLLLDDAPRRLRSPTPRLEPDTARARRDTSRFRRRDA